CTTAGCTGGCCGCTTGTTTGGCCAGTGTGCGGGCGAGGCGGTAGGAGTCGGTCCCGGTTTCGATGATGGTTCCGTTGAAGGTGAGCCGGTCCGCGACGGCCGCGCAGAGGCGCGGGTTGGTGAAGGTTTTCGTCCAGCCGGAGAAGGATTCGTTGCCACCGAGGCTTTCTCTTCGCGTTCGGTGAGGACCTGGAAGAGCAGCTCGGCTCCGCGTTTGTCCAGTTCCATGTGGCCCGGTACTCCTGAAGGTGCCGTGAGCCGCCAAATTTGTTTTAGTGGGCAGGGTTTCGGATGTATTGGTAGACGGTTTCCCGGCTGACGCCGTGTTCGCGGGCCAGTGCCGCTTTCGACTCGCCCGTTGCTGCACGCCTGGACAGTTCTGCCGCCTGCTCCGTTGAGAGGGCTTTTTTGCGTCCCCGGTAGGCTCCGCGTTTTTTGGCCAGGGCAATGCCTTCGCGTTGCCGCTCTCCGATGAGGGCACGCTCGAATTCCGCGAAGGCGCCCATGACAGAGAGCATGAGGTTTGCCAGGGGTGAGTCTTGGCCGGTGAAGACAAGGTTTTCCTTGACGAACTCAATGCGGGCGCCGCGGTTAGTCAGTTTCTGCACCAGGGAGCGCAGGTCATCGAGGTTGCGTGCCAGCCGGTCCATGCTGTGCACGATGACGGTGTCGCCGTCGCGGGCGAACTTCAGGAGTTCCTCCAGCTGAGGACGTTTGGTGTCTTTGCCGGATGCTTTGTCCGTGAACATCCGGCCCACCTGGATGTCCTCCAGCTGTCGTTGGGTGTTTTGGTCCAGGCTGCTGACTCTGATGTATCCGAGACGCTGACCGCTCACGCCATCTCCAGGATTGAAACTGTCAGGATGGAATTTAGGACCTGCGGCAACATGTGTCAATAAATAAAAATGGACTTCATTCTGACGGAGGTGTTGGGTCATTGCCTGACGTCGGGTTGGGGTGTACCCCAGATGGACATCCCGCACGGCTGGAGCATTCGAAGGGACCAAAAGGCGATTTGCGGTTGCCCTATGGCTACAACCTCGCAAGAGGCCCGCTTGGTCGCAGGTGAAACATCCCTGCCTCTGGAGGAAGATCGCCAATCTCCGAG
This genomic window from Arthrobacter sp. 24S4-2 contains:
- a CDS encoding recombinase family protein — encoded protein: MSGQRLGYIRVSSLDQNTQRQLEDIQVGRMFTDKASGKDTKRPQLEELLKFARDGDTVIVHSMDRLARNLDDLRSLVQKLTNRGARIEFVKENLVFTGQDSPLANLMLSVMGAFAEFERALIGERQREGIALAKKRGAYRGRKKALSTEQAAELSRRAATGESKAALAREHGVSRETVYQYIRNPAH